One Aegilops tauschii subsp. strangulata cultivar AL8/78 chromosome 2, Aet v6.0, whole genome shotgun sequence genomic window, TTGggatgccaggaactcacaatgacatcaacatCCTGCAGTGCTCCCcagtctttgccaagcttgttgaaggtcattctcctctggtgaacttcgaggtcaatggACGGCAAtacaacaaggggtactatctagctgatggcatctatccgagatggtcgacatttgtgaagaccatcaaaccctgtgccaggaggcaagaacgcctggtttgcgaagattcaggaggcttgcatgaaggatgtcgagcgggcatttggtgtgctccaatctcgatttgctgttgtccggttCCCTGCTCAGACCTGGccgaaagatcaaatgtgggagatcatgacttgttgtgtcatcttgcacaacatgatcattgagagTGAACAGGAAGAGCCAGCCggtgtttgacactgaaccataccaCAGGCAGGGTCCTCTTGCCCAAGTTGATCATCAGCTACCGGCAAACTGGACTGACTACCTCAATATGCGTCAagagatccgagacccacaggtgcatcaagAACTGCAACACGATCTAGTGGAGCACCTATGAAGGCTCAAGGGTGAGGCCGGGAATGGTgatgaaacttgagtttttattTGTTAAACGATATAATTTGTAGTGAACTATTTGATTTATGTGATGAAACAAGCCGAAAACACGCCGAACTATGTGAGGAGCTAATTGATTTCTATTTTTTTGCGAAAATTCACGCTGAAACCCACCGAACCGCGCCGAATATGGGCCGATTCACGCAGTTATCAGGCCGTTTTTGGATAGATTTGGGCCGAAAACTGAACTGAATTCAGCGCCTGAGGACGACGGCTGGGTGTCGAACCGCCCTCGCGCCGATTTTATCGCTGGCGCATCCCAGGACGCTCTTTTTCGGCGCCGGGgggccgaacggctggagatgctcttagtgcGCACTACTAACCTGCGCTAAGTGGAAATTTTCTGGCCCCAGCTCTCACGACCAAAACAGAAAAAGTCGAACAGATGACACACGAAGGAATCTTGACTATTGGCTACTGTGGCACCTGAAGCCACCAGCAAGATTCCCACGCACCGCACTGCACCGCGCCGTGGAACCAAGAGCCCCTCTCCCTCACTTTTCGATCATCTCAACAAAGCGGAGCATGCATGTACGCGCACGGCGACCATGTCCATGGCGGCTCACGGGATGCACCGAGCCACGCATCGGCCTCCTCCCCGGAAACGTCCAAATTCCTTCTGCCCGAGGGAGAGAGAAAAAGGCGCCTTGTTTGCTTTCTCTTCGCCTCATCTGCCTGTTGCCCTCCCCTTGTCCTCCTCTAGGACCGCCATGCTGCGCTACTCCCTAGTTTTCCTTTTTGGAGCTCTGCTTGTCGCCTCCCCACACTTCTACAGTTGAGATCTCTCCACAATTCAGATTTTTCAAAAATCTCCGCTCTCCCCGCGCAGCGTTGGCCTCCTCTTTCTGCTATAAAACTCACCCAATCTTCATCAGTCGAGAGGGCACAGGCGATCGGAGAGAGGGCATCCACCAAAATGCCTCGTTTCCGCCACTGCTTATCCATGTCCCCCCTCGTGATCCTCCTCTTCCATCTTGCAACATGGCTAGTGCATGGTGAGGTCGCCAATGGGGGCCACCGCGACCTCCCTTTCCTCCTCTCCTTCAAGGCCTACAACCCCAGCAACGTCACGGCCCTGGAGACCTGGGTCGGCCCCGACCCATGTTCCGGCTCGTGGCTCGGGGTCAGGTGCTCCAGGGGGAGGGTGGCGGGCGTCTTCTTGGACGACGCCTCACTGGTGGGCAGCGTGGCTCCCCTCCTCGGGCTCACCCAGATCAGGGTGCTCGCCGTCAGGAGGAACTCCCTGTCCGGCCCTCTCCCTCCGTTGGACAACTCCACGAGCCCAAGGTTGAGGCACCTGCTCGTCTCCCACAACAACCTCAGCGGCGGCCTCAACCTTTCGCTGCCTTCCCTGGTCACTCTGCGAGCAGAGCAAAACGGATTCCATGGCGGCTTGCTGGCTCTGCGCCtgccgatggtcaaaaggttcaACGTGTCGAGTAACGAGCTCGTCGGAGAGATCCCCAGCTCCCTGTCGGGATTCCCGAGCTCGTCTTTCGGCAGCAATGTCGATCTCTGCGGCAAGCCTCTTCCGAGATGTATGCATGCTTACAATGCAGTGGAAGATGGCGCCTCAAATGCTACCACTGGTGTCGCTCAGTCTCCTACTGCAGCAACAAACACAGCTAGTGGCAGTCCGAGCTCTTCCAGTAATGGAAGATTCAGCCAGCTTGGCTTGACTGCACTCGTGGCCACTGGCATTGGCAATGCAGTGCTGATAGCGATCTCGCTGGCCATCTCTGTGGCCATGTTCATCTACATGAGAAGAAAGCTGAGGCCCTCTAAGGACGATTCCAAATCCAGTGCGGCTCTTTGCTTCGAGGAGGAGGACAAGATCAGAAGTGGTGAAGACAAGTGCCAGAAGAGCGGCGCTCTGGTCTGCTtcgacggcggcgaggagctgAGGCTGGAGAGCCTGTTCAAGGCCTCGGCCGAGGTGCTCGGCAAGGGCGTGTCCGGTAGCACGTACAAGGCGGTCCTCGAGGATGGCATCGTGGCGGCCGTAAAGCGGCTCAGCGCCCTGCAGTTCCCCGGCCGGAGCAAGGCCTTCGACCGCCACATGCGGCTCGTCGGCAGGCTCCGGCACCGCCACGTCGTCAGCCTCAGGGGGTACTGCAACTCCAACGGCGAGCGGCTGCTCGTCTACGACTACCTCCCCAACGGGAGCCTCCAGTCCCTTCTGCAAGGCAACGGTATGTGCGCGCAAAAATGAGAAATCGGCCGTGAATTTTCAATGGCGCTGCTGCACATCCCCATTGATGCAAGAAGTGCTTGTTGACGGGCTGTTACAGGTGGAGGCGGCAGAACGAGGAGCTTGGACTGGGCGACGAAGAAGGGCATCCTGTTCGGCGCGGCGCAGGGCCTCAACTACATCCACACGTTCCCAGCGCGGCCGGCGCTGGTGCACGGGAACGTGAAGCCGTCCAACATCCTCCTCGACGAGCGCGGCGCCGCGTGCGTCTCCGAGTGCGGGCTCATGCGCTACGCCGCCAGCATCCAGCAGTCCGCCCCGCAGCCGCCCGAGCTATTCCTTGaccgggcgacggcggcggtgtCGAGCCGCGGCGGATGGCGCGGGTACGCGGCGCCGGAGCTGACGGCGTCGGGCGCGAGGGCGACGCAGGAGTCGGATGTGTACAGCTGCGGGATGGTGCTCCTGGCGGTGGTGACCGCCAAGGGCGCCGCGGACGGCGGCGAGGAAGAGGGCGAAGGGGAGGAGACGATGGGGATGGTGAAGATCGGCGTGCTGTGCACCGCCGAGGCGCCGGAGGAGAGGCCCAGGATGGCGCAGGTGCTCACCATGATGAGCGAGTTCATGTAGTATTTCGCGGGTGTAGTAGGGTCACAGAATTTCTTCTTGCTTTGCACAAGTAGCCTGTGCCTGCATGCACCGATTGATGCAGAGGGCCGAAGGTTTAACCTCCTTTTCATTTAAAAAAAAAGTAGCCTGTAGGCAAGAAAGGGTATTGCTTTCAAGAACTGGATGTTAGTTGTAATCCAAGTTGCTTAAATCAGATCAATGGGACAGGCTATATCCAAGCCGACTAAGTTTTTTTACCGGAGCCGGTACCTACCGGTGCAACATCCACCATTGCTGCTGTTTTAGAGATTCGTGCCCCCTTTTGTTGTATAAAGAGACATGGATAGAATACACaggaatactccctccattcggaATTACTTGTTGCGGAAATGGATATATCCGTTTGGAATTACTTGTCGCGTAAATGAATATATATCCATATCCATTTTCGTGACAAGTAAttcagaacggagggagtacatgtgaacaTTTGCATGCACTTGTGAGCTTTTGTCAGGAGAGAGAGAAAATGTACGACAAGACCAGTTGCATGCAAGTTAAATATTCCCTCTCTCTCCATCAAAATACTTCCATTTA contains:
- the LOC109785933 gene encoding probable leucine-rich repeat receptor-like protein kinase At1g68400, producing MPRFRHCLSMSPLVILLFHLATWLVHGEVANGGHRDLPFLLSFKAYNPSNVTALETWVGPDPCSGSWLGVRCSRGRVAGVFLDDASLVGSVAPLLGLTQIRVLAVRRNSLSGPLPPLDNSTSPRLRHLLVSHNNLSGGLNLSLPSLVTLRAEQNGFHGGLLALRLPMVKRFNVSSNELVGEIPSSLSGFPSSSFGSNVDLCGKPLPRCMHAYNAVEDGASNATTGVAQSPTAATNTASGSPSSSSNGRFSQLGLTALVATGIGNAVLIAISLAISVAMFIYMRRKLRPSKDDSKSSAALCFEEEDKIRSGEDKCQKSGALVCFDGGEELRLESLFKASAEVLGKGVSGSTYKAVLEDGIVAAVKRLSALQFPGRSKAFDRHMRLVGRLRHRHVVSLRGYCNSNGERLLVYDYLPNGSLQSLLQGNGGGGRTRSLDWATKKGILFGAAQGLNYIHTFPARPALVHGNVKPSNILLDERGAACVSECGLMRYAASIQQSAPQPPELFLDRATAAVSSRGGWRGYAAPELTASGARATQESDVYSCGMVLLAVVTAKGAADGGEEEGEGEETMGMVKIGVLCTAEAPEERPRMAQVLTMMSEFM